A DNA window from Streptomyces bacillaris contains the following coding sequences:
- the cobF gene encoding precorrin-6A synthase (deacetylating), with protein MSDAPPRHILVIGMGAGDPDHLTLAAIKAMRRAQVFFVLGKGREKESLTRLRRDILAEHLTGPYRVVEAEDPWRDRTQDDRGRYTSAVHDWRHRRADICERLIIEELAPGECGAFLVWGDPSLYDSTLAILEDIQDRGTVEFGHEVIPGISSVSALAARHRTSLNQVGRPIHITPGRRLAEGFPDDDGDIVVMLDGHESFTHLTGRGLWIYWGAYIGTPDELLVSGPLDEVADRISRVRAEARERHGWIMDTYLLRQGPGTPGGARG; from the coding sequence ATGAGCGACGCACCACCACGCCACATCCTCGTCATCGGCATGGGCGCCGGCGACCCCGACCACCTGACCCTCGCCGCGATCAAGGCGATGCGCCGGGCGCAGGTCTTCTTCGTGCTCGGCAAGGGCCGTGAGAAGGAGTCCCTCACCCGGCTGCGACGGGACATCCTGGCCGAACACCTCACCGGCCCCTACCGGGTCGTCGAGGCCGAGGACCCCTGGCGGGACCGCACCCAGGACGACCGGGGGCGCTACACCTCGGCGGTCCACGACTGGCGCCACCGCCGCGCCGACATCTGCGAACGCCTGATCATCGAGGAGCTGGCACCGGGGGAGTGCGGGGCGTTCCTGGTCTGGGGCGACCCGTCCCTGTACGACAGCACCCTGGCGATCCTGGAGGACATCCAGGACCGGGGAACGGTGGAATTCGGCCATGAGGTGATTCCCGGCATCAGCAGCGTCTCCGCCCTCGCCGCCCGCCACCGTACGTCCCTGAACCAGGTCGGCCGCCCGATCCACATCACCCCCGGCCGACGGCTCGCGGAGGGGTTCCCGGACGACGACGGCGACATCGTGGTGATGCTCGACGGCCACGAGAGCTTCACCCATCTGACGGGCCGGGGGCTCTGGATCTACTGGGGCGCCTACATCGGCACCCCGGACGAACTCCTGGTCTCCGGCCCGCTCGACGAGGTCGCGGACCGGATCAGCCGGGTCCGCGCCGAGGCCCGCGAACGGCACGGCTGGATCATGGACACGTACCTGCTGCGGCAGGGGCCGGGGACGCCGGGCGGCGCGAGGGGCTGA
- the metE gene encoding 5-methyltetrahydropteroyltriglutamate--homocysteine S-methyltransferase produces MTAKPAAAAARATVYGYPRQGQNRELKKAIEGYWKGRVDADTLRQTAAELRRGTWQQLAEAGVHEVPTGDFSYYDHVLDTSVMVGAVPERHRAAVDADALDGYFAMARGTQDVAPLEMTKWFDTNYHYLVPELGPDTVFTADSAKQVEEFKEALALGHTPRPVLVGPVTYLLLAKAAPGVAADFEPLTLLDRVLPVYAEVLADLRAAGAEWVQLDEPALVQDRTPAELNATARAYRELGSLADRPKLLVASYFGRLGEALPVLAKSPVEGIALDFTESGAANLDDLAAAGGLPGKRLVAGVVNGRNIWINDYEKSLATLGTLLGLADHVDVSASSSLLHVPLDATAEQDIDPQVLRWLAFARQKTTEIVTLAKGLSQGTEAIAAELAANRADLASRADAPITRDPAVRARTAAITDADGRRSQPYAERTVAQRAHLGLPLLPTTTIGSFPQTTELRTARADLRAGRIDGAGYEERIKDEIREVLSFQEKAGIDVLVHGEPERNDMVQYFAEQLTGYLATQHGWVQSYGTRYVRPPVLAGDISRPEPMTVRWTAYAQSLTERPVKGMLTGPVTMLAWSFVRDDQPLGETARQVALALRDEVNDLETNGTSVIQVDEPALRETLPLRAAGHAAYLEWATESFRLATSGVRPDTQIHTHMCYAEFGDIVQAIDDLDADVISLEAARSHMQVARELAAHGYPREAGPGVYDIHSPRIPSTEEAAALLRKGLEAIPAERLWVNPDCGLKTRGWPETRASLENLVAAAREIRAELPTDAA; encoded by the coding sequence GTGACAGCGAAGCCCGCAGCCGCGGCAGCACGGGCCACCGTGTACGGCTACCCCCGCCAGGGTCAGAACCGTGAACTGAAGAAGGCCATCGAGGGCTACTGGAAGGGCCGCGTCGACGCGGACACCCTCCGGCAGACCGCCGCCGAACTGCGCCGGGGCACCTGGCAGCAGCTCGCCGAGGCCGGCGTCCACGAAGTGCCGACCGGTGATTTCTCGTACTACGACCACGTCCTGGACACCAGTGTCATGGTCGGCGCTGTCCCCGAGCGGCACCGCGCGGCGGTCGACGCGGACGCCCTCGACGGCTACTTCGCCATGGCCCGCGGCACCCAGGACGTGGCGCCGCTGGAGATGACCAAGTGGTTCGACACCAACTACCACTACCTGGTACCCGAGTTGGGCCCGGACACGGTGTTCACCGCCGACTCCGCCAAGCAGGTCGAGGAGTTCAAGGAGGCCCTGGCGCTCGGCCACACCCCGCGCCCGGTCCTGGTCGGCCCCGTCACCTACCTCCTGCTCGCCAAGGCGGCCCCCGGCGTCGCCGCCGACTTCGAGCCGCTGACCCTGCTGGACCGGGTGCTGCCCGTGTACGCCGAGGTCCTCGCGGACCTGCGGGCCGCGGGCGCCGAGTGGGTGCAGCTGGACGAGCCCGCCCTCGTCCAGGACCGCACCCCGGCCGAGCTGAACGCCACCGCCCGCGCCTACCGCGAGCTGGGCTCCCTGGCCGACCGGCCGAAGCTGCTGGTCGCCTCCTACTTCGGGCGGCTCGGGGAGGCCCTGCCCGTCCTGGCCAAGTCCCCGGTCGAGGGGATCGCGCTGGACTTCACCGAGTCCGGCGCCGCCAACCTCGACGACCTCGCGGCGGCCGGCGGACTGCCCGGCAAGCGGCTGGTCGCGGGCGTCGTCAACGGCCGCAACATCTGGATCAACGACTACGAGAAGTCGCTCGCCACCCTCGGCACGCTCCTCGGCCTCGCGGACCACGTCGACGTCTCGGCCTCCTCCTCCCTCCTGCACGTCCCGCTGGACGCCACGGCCGAGCAGGACATCGACCCGCAGGTGCTGCGCTGGCTGGCCTTCGCCCGGCAGAAGACCACCGAGATCGTCACCCTGGCCAAGGGGCTCTCCCAGGGCACCGAGGCCATCGCCGCCGAACTCGCCGCCAACCGGGCCGACCTGGCCTCCCGCGCCGACGCCCCCATCACCCGCGACCCGGCCGTCCGGGCCCGTACGGCGGCCATCACCGACGCCGACGGCCGCCGCTCCCAGCCGTACGCCGAGCGGACCGTCGCCCAGCGCGCCCACCTGGGGCTGCCGCTGCTGCCGACCACCACCATCGGCTCGTTCCCGCAGACCACCGAACTCCGCACCGCCCGCGCCGACCTGCGGGCCGGCCGGATCGACGGGGCCGGGTACGAGGAGCGCATCAAGGACGAGATCCGCGAGGTCCTCTCCTTCCAGGAGAAGGCCGGGATCGACGTCCTGGTCCACGGCGAGCCCGAACGCAACGACATGGTGCAGTACTTCGCGGAGCAGCTCACCGGCTACCTCGCCACCCAGCACGGCTGGGTCCAGTCGTACGGCACCCGCTACGTCCGCCCGCCGGTCCTCGCCGGGGACATCTCGCGCCCCGAGCCGATGACCGTGCGCTGGACGGCGTACGCGCAGTCGCTCACCGAGCGCCCGGTCAAGGGCATGCTCACCGGGCCGGTCACCATGCTCGCCTGGTCCTTCGTCCGCGACGACCAGCCGCTCGGCGAGACCGCCCGCCAGGTCGCCCTCGCCCTGCGCGACGAGGTCAACGACCTGGAGACGAACGGTACTTCGGTGATCCAGGTCGACGAGCCCGCACTGCGCGAGACGCTGCCCCTGCGCGCCGCCGGGCACGCCGCGTACCTGGAGTGGGCGACCGAGTCCTTCCGCCTCGCCACCTCCGGGGTGCGGCCGGACACCCAGATCCACACCCACATGTGCTACGCCGAGTTCGGTGACATCGTCCAGGCCATCGACGACCTCGACGCCGACGTCATCAGCCTGGAGGCCGCCCGCTCCCACATGCAGGTCGCCCGCGAACTGGCCGCCCATGGCTACCCGCGCGAGGCCGGACCCGGCGTCTACGACATCCACTCCCCGCGCATCCCGAGCACCGAGGAAGCGGCGGCCCTGCTGCGCAAGGGGCTTGAGGCCATCCCGGCTGAGCGGCTGTGGGTGAACCCCGACTGCGGCCTGAAGACCCGCGGCTGGCCCGAGACCCGGGCCTCCCTGGAGAACCTGGTCGCCGCCGCGCGGGAGATCCGCGCGGAGCTGCCCACCGACGCGGCATGA
- a CDS encoding CoA-acylating methylmalonate-semialdehyde dehydrogenase, which translates to MVRELTHFIGGKHTPGASGTYGDVYDPNTGQVQARVPLAGRSETEAAIADAAEAQREWGEWNPQRRARVLLRFLQLVEKEKDSLARLLSSEHGKTVADAHGDIARGLDVVEFAAGVPHLLKGEFTDNAGAGIDVHSLRRPLGVVAGITPFNFPAMIPLWKAAPALACGNAFILKPSERDPSVPLRLAELFLEAGLPPGVLNVVNGGKEPVDTLLEDPRVKALGFVGSTPIAAHIYATAAAHGKRAQCFGGAKNHMIVMPDADLDQAVDALIGAGYGSAGERCMAISVAVPVGEATADALVARLTERIGELRIGRSDDPDADFGPLVGRDAVDRVRGYVDLGVEEGAELVVDGRDFTLEGHEDGFFAGASLFDRVTPDMRIYQEEIFGPVLSVVRAADYEEALRLPSEHAYGNGVALFTRDGDIARDFTRRVDTGMVGVNVPIPVPVAYHTFGGWKRSGFGDLNQHGPDAIRFYTRTKTVTSRWPASGIRDGASFTIPTMG; encoded by the coding sequence ATGGTCCGCGAACTCACCCATTTCATCGGCGGCAAGCACACGCCCGGCGCCTCGGGCACGTACGGCGATGTCTACGACCCCAACACCGGACAGGTCCAGGCCCGGGTGCCGCTGGCCGGCCGGTCCGAGACCGAGGCGGCCATCGCCGATGCCGCCGAGGCGCAGCGGGAGTGGGGCGAGTGGAACCCGCAGCGCCGCGCCCGGGTGCTGCTGCGCTTCCTCCAGCTGGTGGAGAAGGAGAAGGACTCCCTGGCCCGGCTGCTCTCCTCCGAGCACGGCAAGACCGTGGCCGACGCGCACGGCGACATCGCGCGCGGCCTGGACGTGGTGGAGTTCGCGGCCGGTGTCCCGCATCTGCTGAAGGGCGAGTTCACCGACAACGCGGGCGCCGGGATCGATGTCCACTCGCTGCGCCGGCCGCTGGGCGTGGTCGCGGGCATCACCCCGTTCAACTTCCCGGCGATGATCCCGCTCTGGAAGGCCGCGCCCGCTCTGGCCTGCGGTAACGCCTTCATCCTCAAGCCCTCGGAGCGCGACCCGTCGGTGCCGCTGCGGCTGGCCGAACTCTTCCTGGAGGCCGGGCTTCCGCCGGGGGTCCTGAACGTCGTCAACGGCGGCAAGGAGCCCGTGGACACCCTGCTGGAGGACCCGCGCGTCAAGGCGCTCGGCTTCGTCGGCTCGACGCCGATCGCCGCGCACATCTACGCGACGGCCGCCGCCCACGGCAAGCGGGCGCAGTGTTTCGGCGGGGCCAAGAACCACATGATCGTGATGCCGGACGCCGATCTCGACCAGGCGGTGGACGCGCTGATCGGGGCCGGGTACGGCTCGGCGGGCGAGCGGTGCATGGCGATCTCGGTGGCCGTGCCGGTCGGTGAGGCAACCGCCGACGCACTGGTCGCCAGGCTCACCGAGCGGATCGGTGAGCTGCGGATCGGCCGCTCGGACGACCCGGACGCCGACTTCGGGCCGCTGGTGGGCCGGGACGCGGTGGACCGGGTGCGCGGCTATGTCGACCTCGGTGTCGAGGAGGGCGCCGAACTCGTCGTGGACGGGCGGGACTTCACCCTCGAAGGCCATGAGGACGGGTTCTTCGCGGGCGCCTCGCTCTTCGACCGGGTCACCCCGGACATGCGGATCTACCAGGAGGAGATCTTCGGGCCCGTGCTCTCCGTGGTCCGTGCGGCGGACTACGAGGAGGCGCTGCGGCTGCCCTCGGAGCACGCGTACGGCAACGGCGTCGCCCTCTTCACCCGTGACGGCGACATCGCCCGCGACTTCACCCGCCGCGTCGACACCGGGATGGTCGGCGTGAACGTGCCGATCCCGGTGCCGGTGGCGTACCACACGTTCGGCGGCTGGAAGCGCTCCGGCTTCGGGGACCTGAACCAGCACGGACCGGACGCCATCCGCTTCTACACCCGTACCAAGACCGTCACTTCGCGCTGGCCCGCCTCCGGGATCCGGGACGGTGCGAGCTTCACGATTCCGACCATGGGATGA
- a CDS encoding enoyl-CoA hydratase — protein sequence MSEHDDTPATPGPYGTILVERRGRTALLTLNRPKALNALSLEVMRETVEAAEALDRDPDVGCIVITGSGEKAFAAGADIKEMQPQSYMDMYLSDWFTAWDRLGQLRTPTIAAVRGYALGGGCELAMLCDLVIASESAVFGQPEIRLGVIPGIGGSQRLTRAVGKAKAMDLCLTGRNMDVQEAERAGLVSRIVPDAELLTEALAVAETVAGMSAPVAMMAKEAVNRAFETTLAEGVRFERRLFHAVFATADQKEGMKAFTEKRPAEFTHR from the coding sequence ATGAGCGAGCACGACGACACCCCCGCCACCCCGGGTCCGTACGGGACGATCCTGGTCGAGCGCCGGGGCCGTACGGCCCTGCTCACCCTGAACCGCCCCAAGGCGCTCAACGCGCTGAGCCTGGAGGTCATGCGGGAGACGGTGGAGGCGGCCGAGGCGCTGGACCGGGACCCGGATGTCGGCTGCATCGTCATCACCGGCAGCGGTGAGAAGGCGTTCGCGGCGGGGGCGGACATCAAGGAGATGCAGCCGCAGAGCTACATGGACATGTACCTCAGCGACTGGTTCACCGCCTGGGACCGGCTCGGCCAGCTCCGGACCCCGACGATCGCCGCCGTACGGGGCTACGCCCTGGGCGGGGGGTGCGAGCTGGCGATGCTCTGCGATCTGGTGATCGCCTCGGAGTCGGCCGTCTTCGGGCAGCCGGAGATCCGCCTCGGGGTGATCCCCGGCATCGGCGGCTCCCAGCGGCTGACCCGGGCGGTCGGCAAGGCCAAGGCGATGGACCTCTGTCTCACCGGCCGGAACATGGACGTCCAGGAGGCGGAACGGGCCGGGCTGGTCTCCCGGATCGTCCCGGACGCGGAGCTGCTGACGGAGGCGCTGGCGGTCGCGGAGACGGTCGCCGGGATGTCGGCGCCGGTCGCGATGATGGCGAAGGAGGCGGTGAACCGTGCCTTCGAGACCACGCTCGCGGAGGGCGTCCGCTTCGAACGCCGCCTGTTCCACGCGGTGTTCGCGACGGCCGACCAGAAGGAGGGCATGAAGGCCTTCACCGAGAAGCGGCCCGCGGAGTTCACCCACCGCTGA
- the alaS gene encoding alanine--tRNA ligase, giving the protein MRTADIRSRFLDHFAARGHTVVPSAPLPTPDPTLLFVNAGMVPFKPYLTGELAAPWPRAASVQKCVRTLDIEEVGRTTRHGSFFQMNGNFSFGDYFKEEAIADAWELSTSSLADGGFGLDPGRIWVTVHHTDAEARAVWRRVSGLPESRIVDRGDADNFWSMGVPGPCGPCSELYYDRGPALGAEGGPEVDEDRYMEFWNLVFMQYERGEGPGKTGYPILGELPRRNIDTGMGLERMATLLQSVDNLYEIDETRPVLDRAAELAGVRYGADHESDVRLRVVADHVRTALMLLADGTVPGNEGGGYVLRRILRRAVRSMRQLGFHDPALPELLPVARDCMAPSYPEVAEAYPRILDRAGGEEDAFRATLRQGTTVLDTAVAEVKKSGGRSLPGAQAFLLHDTYGFPIDLTLEMAAEQGVEVDREGFTALMTAQRERARADARANKAGGGADTAALRTVLDTEGPTDWRAWETLTTDSRVLAVLGPRGPVPVASAGEIVTVVLDRSPFYAESGGQESDAGQLTGASLTAEVLDVQRPLPGLIAHQVRVTAGELAAGDSVRAAVDPEWRLGARQAHSGTHVLHAALREVLGPNALQSGSYNRPGHLRLDFPWRGALSAGARSEVEEVANRALRRDLPVGVRWMTLPEAKELGALALFDETYGEKVRVVEIGGAWSRELCGGTHVEHASQVGVIALTAESSVGAGTRRLEAAVGVEGFGYLARERDLVARIAEQVQAPRTELPERIGGLLQRLKAAERENKQLRQQATTARAAELAAGAVDAAGVLVVTATAEGGADAARTLALAVRDRLPVGRPGTVAVGAATGSGAAVVVATNDAARQRGLHAAKLVKRLLDGRGGGSAEVAQGGGTPAGRLAETLGALPGLVTAAG; this is encoded by the coding sequence GTGCGCACCGCCGACATCCGCAGCCGGTTCCTGGACCACTTCGCCGCACGCGGCCACACGGTCGTGCCCAGCGCCCCGCTGCCCACCCCCGACCCGACGCTGCTCTTCGTCAACGCGGGCATGGTGCCGTTCAAGCCGTATCTGACCGGCGAGCTGGCCGCGCCCTGGCCCCGGGCGGCCAGCGTCCAGAAGTGCGTGCGGACGCTGGACATCGAGGAGGTCGGCCGCACCACCCGGCACGGCTCGTTCTTCCAGATGAACGGCAACTTCTCCTTCGGGGACTACTTCAAGGAGGAGGCCATCGCGGACGCCTGGGAGCTGTCGACCTCCTCCCTCGCGGACGGTGGCTTCGGGCTCGACCCGGGGAGGATCTGGGTCACCGTCCACCACACGGACGCCGAGGCACGGGCCGTCTGGCGGCGGGTCTCCGGGCTGCCGGAGAGCCGGATCGTGGACCGGGGCGACGCGGACAACTTCTGGTCGATGGGGGTGCCGGGACCGTGCGGCCCGTGCTCGGAGCTGTACTACGACCGGGGTCCGGCGCTGGGGGCCGAGGGCGGCCCTGAGGTCGACGAGGACCGGTACATGGAGTTCTGGAACCTCGTCTTCATGCAGTACGAGCGCGGCGAGGGCCCCGGCAAGACCGGCTACCCGATCCTCGGTGAGCTGCCCCGCCGCAACATCGACACCGGCATGGGCCTGGAGCGCATGGCCACCCTCCTCCAGAGCGTGGACAACCTGTACGAGATCGACGAGACCCGGCCCGTACTGGACCGGGCCGCCGAGCTGGCCGGCGTACGGTACGGGGCCGACCACGAGTCCGACGTACGGCTGCGGGTCGTCGCGGACCACGTCCGTACGGCTCTGATGCTGCTGGCCGACGGCACGGTCCCGGGCAACGAGGGCGGCGGCTATGTGCTGCGCCGGATCCTGCGCCGGGCGGTCCGCTCGATGCGGCAGCTGGGCTTCCACGACCCGGCGCTCCCGGAGCTGCTGCCGGTCGCCCGGGACTGCATGGCGCCGAGCTATCCGGAGGTTGCCGAGGCCTATCCCCGCATCCTGGACCGGGCGGGCGGCGAGGAGGACGCGTTCCGGGCCACGCTGCGCCAGGGGACGACCGTCCTGGACACGGCGGTGGCCGAGGTGAAGAAGAGCGGGGGCCGTTCGCTGCCCGGGGCGCAGGCGTTCCTGCTCCACGACACGTACGGCTTCCCCATCGACCTCACCCTGGAGATGGCCGCCGAGCAGGGCGTGGAGGTGGACCGGGAGGGGTTCACCGCGCTGATGACCGCCCAGCGCGAGCGGGCGCGCGCCGATGCCCGGGCCAACAAGGCGGGCGGCGGCGCGGACACCGCCGCCCTGCGTACGGTCCTGGACACCGAGGGGCCGACCGACTGGCGGGCATGGGAGACCCTGACGACCGACTCCCGGGTGCTGGCGGTGCTCGGTCCACGGGGTCCGGTGCCGGTGGCGTCGGCCGGGGAGATCGTCACCGTCGTGCTGGACCGCTCGCCGTTCTACGCCGAGTCCGGCGGCCAGGAGAGCGACGCCGGGCAGCTCACCGGCGCCTCCCTCACCGCCGAGGTGCTGGACGTCCAGCGCCCGCTGCCCGGCCTCATCGCCCACCAGGTGCGGGTCACGGCGGGCGAGCTGGCCGCCGGGGACTCCGTACGGGCGGCTGTGGACCCGGAGTGGCGGCTCGGGGCGCGCCAGGCGCACTCCGGCACGCACGTCCTGCACGCCGCCCTGCGCGAGGTGCTGGGCCCGAACGCGTTGCAGTCCGGCTCCTACAACCGCCCCGGCCACCTCCGCCTGGACTTCCCGTGGCGCGGGGCGCTCTCCGCCGGGGCCCGCAGCGAGGTGGAGGAGGTCGCCAACCGGGCGCTGCGCCGGGACCTGCCGGTGGGGGTGCGGTGGATGACCCTGCCGGAGGCGAAGGAGCTGGGGGCGCTGGCGCTCTTCGACGAGACGTACGGGGAGAAGGTCCGGGTCGTCGAGATCGGCGGGGCCTGGTCACGGGAGCTGTGCGGCGGCACCCATGTGGAGCACGCCTCGCAGGTCGGGGTGATCGCGCTGACGGCGGAGTCCTCGGTCGGCGCGGGCACCCGCCGCCTGGAGGCCGCCGTGGGCGTCGAGGGGTTCGGCTATCTCGCCCGGGAACGGGACCTGGTGGCCCGGATCGCCGAGCAGGTCCAGGCCCCGCGCACCGAGCTGCCCGAGCGGATCGGCGGCCTCCTCCAGCGGCTCAAGGCCGCCGAGCGGGAGAACAAGCAGCTCCGGCAGCAGGCCACCACCGCCCGGGCCGCCGAGCTGGCCGCCGGTGCGGTGGACGCGGCCGGGGTGCTCGTGGTGACGGCGACCGCCGAGGGCGGGGCGGACGCGGCCCGCACCCTCGCCCTGGCCGTACGGGACCGGCTCCCGGTCGGCCGCCCCGGCACCGTGGCGGTGGGCGCGGCCACCGGCAGCGGCGCGGCGGTCGTGGTGGCGACCAACGACGCCGCGCGGCAGCGCGGGCTGCACGCGGCGAAGCTGGTCAAGCGGCTCCTGGACGGCCGGGGCGGCGGCTCCGCCGAGGTGGCCCAGGGCGGCGGGACACCGGCGGGCCGGCTGGCGGAGACGCTGGGGGCGCTGCCGGGCCTGGTGACGGCGGCGGGCTGA
- a CDS encoding acyl-CoA dehydrogenase family protein gives MTAVTTLLSDDQLAVVETTLDFAQEHLAPHAVAWDQEKHFPVDVLRKAADLGLGGVYVREEVGGSGLSRSDGVLVFEALATGCPSVAGYLSIHNMVAWMVDQYGTDAQRARYLPELCTMEQLGSYCLTEPGAGSDAAALRTRAERDGDHYVLTGTKQFISGAGATHLYIVLARTGDSGPGGISALLVERDDAGLSFGANEKKMGWNAQPTRQVMLDGVRIPADRMLGAEGEGFRIAMNGLNGGRLGIAACSLGGAQSALDRSLAHLADREAFGARLLEAQALQFRLADMATELAAARALVRQAAEALDRKSPGAPELCAMAKRFATDTGYAVADRALQLHGGYGYLSEYGIEKIVRDLRVHQILEGANEIMRVIVARSLTGALR, from the coding sequence ATGACCGCTGTGACCACCCTGCTCAGCGACGACCAGCTCGCGGTCGTCGAGACCACACTCGACTTCGCCCAGGAGCACCTGGCCCCGCACGCGGTGGCCTGGGACCAGGAGAAGCACTTCCCCGTCGACGTCCTGCGGAAGGCGGCGGACCTCGGTCTCGGAGGTGTGTACGTACGGGAGGAGGTGGGCGGCTCCGGGCTGTCCCGCTCCGACGGGGTCCTCGTCTTCGAGGCCCTGGCCACCGGCTGCCCGTCGGTCGCCGGGTACCTCTCGATCCACAACATGGTCGCCTGGATGGTCGACCAGTACGGCACCGACGCCCAGCGCGCCCGGTATCTGCCGGAGCTGTGCACCATGGAGCAGCTGGGCAGTTACTGCCTGACCGAGCCGGGCGCGGGCTCCGACGCGGCGGCGCTGCGCACCCGCGCCGAGCGCGACGGCGACCACTACGTCCTGACGGGGACGAAGCAGTTCATCTCCGGGGCGGGCGCCACGCACCTCTACATCGTGCTGGCCCGCACGGGCGACAGCGGTCCCGGCGGGATCTCCGCGCTCCTCGTCGAACGGGACGACGCGGGGCTCTCGTTCGGGGCCAACGAGAAGAAGATGGGGTGGAACGCGCAGCCCACCCGGCAGGTCATGCTCGACGGCGTGCGCATCCCGGCCGACCGGATGCTGGGCGCCGAGGGCGAGGGCTTCCGGATCGCGATGAACGGCCTCAACGGCGGCCGACTCGGCATCGCCGCCTGCTCGTTGGGCGGTGCGCAGAGCGCGCTGGACCGGTCCCTGGCCCATCTCGCGGACCGGGAGGCGTTCGGGGCCCGGCTGCTGGAGGCGCAGGCGCTGCAGTTCCGGCTGGCCGACATGGCGACCGAACTGGCCGCCGCCCGGGCACTGGTGCGGCAGGCCGCCGAGGCGCTGGACCGGAAGTCGCCGGGGGCACCGGAGTTGTGCGCGATGGCCAAGCGGTTCGCCACCGACACCGGGTACGCGGTCGCGGACCGGGCGCTCCAACTCCACGGTGGCTACGGCTATCTCTCCGAGTACGGCATCGAGAAGATCGTCCGGGACCTGCGGGTCCACCAGATCCTGGAAGGGGCCAACGAGATCATGCGCGTCATTGTGGCCCGGAGTCTGACGGGAGCCCTGCGATGA
- a CDS encoding enoyl-CoA hydratase/isomerase family protein encodes MTEEHVVVRTEGRTGVVTLNRPKALNALTHDMVGTVAAALDRWEHDPEVATVVITGAGERGLCAGGDIRSIYEDARAGGKASAAFWRDEYRLNARIARYPKPYVAVMDGIVMGGGVGVSAHGSVRIVTERSKVAMPETGIGFVPDVGGTYLLALAPGELGTHLALTGAVVGARDALLCGLADHFVPADELPAFLAALRTEEVPEVLGRHVREAPPGTLEADRAWIDHCYAADTVEEIVERLLASDAPAAGEAAKTVLGRSPVALKVTLAALRRARELGPLERVLEQEYRVSYAALSSADLVEGIRAQVIDKDRTPRWTPGTLVEVTEADVARYFAPTGDGELVLAAADSPQEVPW; translated from the coding sequence ATGACCGAGGAGCACGTCGTCGTCCGCACCGAGGGGCGTACGGGGGTGGTGACCCTGAACCGGCCCAAGGCGCTCAACGCCCTGACCCACGACATGGTCGGGACGGTCGCGGCGGCCCTGGACCGGTGGGAGCACGACCCGGAGGTGGCCACGGTCGTCATCACCGGGGCCGGGGAGCGCGGCCTGTGCGCGGGCGGCGACATCCGGTCCATCTACGAGGACGCCCGCGCGGGCGGCAAGGCGTCGGCGGCGTTCTGGCGCGACGAGTACCGGCTGAACGCCCGGATCGCCCGCTATCCGAAGCCGTACGTGGCCGTCATGGACGGCATCGTGATGGGCGGCGGGGTAGGTGTCTCGGCGCACGGCAGCGTCCGGATCGTCACCGAGCGGTCGAAGGTGGCCATGCCGGAGACCGGGATCGGCTTCGTGCCGGACGTCGGGGGTACGTATCTGCTGGCCCTGGCCCCCGGGGAGCTGGGCACCCATCTCGCCCTGACCGGGGCGGTGGTGGGGGCCCGGGACGCGCTGCTGTGCGGGCTGGCCGACCACTTCGTACCGGCGGACGAGCTGCCCGCGTTCCTCGCCGCGCTGCGGACGGAGGAGGTCCCCGAGGTGCTGGGCCGCCACGTCCGGGAGGCGCCCCCCGGGACGCTGGAGGCCGACCGGGCCTGGATCGACCACTGTTACGCCGCCGACACGGTCGAGGAGATCGTGGAGCGGCTGCTCGCCTCCGACGCCCCGGCGGCCGGTGAGGCGGCGAAGACGGTCCTGGGCCGTTCGCCCGTCGCGCTCAAGGTCACCCTCGCCGCGCTGCGCCGGGCCCGTGAACTCGGGCCGCTGGAGCGGGTGCTGGAGCAGGAGTACCGCGTCTCGTACGCGGCGCTCTCCTCCGCCGATCTGGTGGAGGGCATCCGGGCCCAGGTGATCGACAAGGACCGTACCCCCCGCTGGACCCCGGGGACCCTCGTGGAGGTCACGGAGGCGGACGTGGCCCGGTACTTCGCACCGACCGGCGACGGGGAACTGGTCCTCGCCGCAGCCGACTCACCGCAGGAGGTGCCCTGGTGA